A single genomic interval of Microbulbifer variabilis harbors:
- a CDS encoding molecular chaperone HscC, with amino-acid sequence MAIIGIDLGTTNSACGVLTEDGVKLIPNRLGEALTPSVVGLDDTGKLVVGKTAKERLINHSDTTVAAFKRLMGTDHQVKLGRQQFTATELSALVLRSLKEDAEAFLGEEVSEAVISVPAYFNDNQRQATKLAGELAGLKVERLINEPTAAAIAYGLHDKREGNFLVLDLGGGTFDVSILEFFDGIMEVHASAGDNYLGGEDFVEAMIDSVLEELQLKKSSLKPRELQNLYMQLETTKRRISQQAEQLLKLNLGGRALEWKATPEWFEKLSTPLLLRAKRPIERTMRDADLPPAKIDEVVLVGGSTRLALFRSMVGRMFGRLPSCHLDPDTVVAMGAAIQAGLKEKNSALDDIVLTDVCPYTLGTGIVNEDSPQLGNYFLPIIERNTVVPVSIVRSVCTARDDQEEVCIDVYQGENRLVKKNVYLGELTVPVPKKPRGEEVVEVRYSYDMNGLLEVDVTVVSTGKTFNKLVEFTPGALNEQDKAQALEKLAKLKFHPREDEENRALLARGERLYEASLGEQRDYIAKLLASFDRVLDKQNLVEIGKARAELTEIFDKLDGEDWI; translated from the coding sequence ATGGCCATTATTGGTATTGACCTGGGTACCACCAATAGCGCCTGTGGGGTTTTAACGGAAGATGGCGTGAAGCTGATTCCCAATCGCCTGGGAGAGGCCTTGACCCCATCGGTGGTTGGTTTGGATGACACTGGCAAGCTAGTGGTGGGGAAAACCGCAAAAGAGCGCCTGATCAATCACAGTGATACCACCGTTGCCGCCTTTAAGCGTCTGATGGGCACCGATCATCAAGTCAAACTGGGTCGCCAGCAATTTACCGCAACCGAACTTTCCGCCTTGGTACTGCGCTCTCTCAAAGAGGATGCCGAGGCTTTCCTGGGGGAAGAGGTCAGCGAAGCGGTGATCAGTGTGCCCGCCTACTTTAACGATAACCAGCGCCAGGCGACAAAATTGGCTGGAGAGCTGGCAGGCCTCAAGGTAGAGCGCCTGATCAACGAGCCTACCGCTGCGGCAATTGCCTACGGTCTACACGATAAGCGGGAAGGGAATTTCCTGGTGCTAGACCTGGGCGGTGGTACCTTCGATGTCTCCATCCTGGAATTCTTCGATGGCATTATGGAAGTACATGCCAGTGCCGGGGATAACTACCTGGGCGGTGAGGATTTTGTCGAGGCAATGATCGACAGCGTTTTGGAAGAATTGCAGCTGAAAAAATCTTCCCTGAAACCGCGCGAACTGCAGAATCTGTATATGCAGCTGGAAACGACTAAGCGCCGTATCAGCCAGCAGGCAGAGCAGTTACTTAAATTAAACCTCGGTGGGCGTGCACTCGAATGGAAAGCGACTCCCGAATGGTTTGAGAAACTCAGCACTCCGTTGCTGCTGCGAGCCAAGCGCCCGATTGAGCGCACCATGCGCGATGCCGATTTGCCACCCGCTAAAATTGACGAAGTGGTATTGGTGGGTGGCTCCACCCGCCTGGCCCTGTTCCGCTCTATGGTGGGACGTATGTTTGGCCGCTTACCCTCCTGCCACCTGGACCCAGATACTGTTGTCGCCATGGGAGCGGCTATTCAAGCCGGTCTCAAGGAAAAAAACTCCGCGCTGGATGATATCGTCCTCACCGATGTATGCCCCTACACCCTGGGTACTGGCATAGTGAACGAAGACAGCCCGCAGCTGGGCAATTACTTCCTGCCGATTATTGAGCGCAACACCGTGGTGCCGGTGAGTATCGTGCGCAGCGTCTGCACTGCCCGCGATGATCAGGAGGAGGTCTGTATCGATGTTTACCAAGGGGAAAATCGCCTGGTAAAGAAAAATGTTTATCTGGGCGAACTCACGGTGCCGGTACCCAAGAAACCCCGGGGCGAGGAAGTGGTGGAAGTGCGCTACAGCTATGATATGAACGGTTTGCTGGAAGTGGATGTCACCGTCGTTTCCACCGGTAAAACATTTAATAAGTTAGTGGAATTTACGCCGGGCGCCCTGAATGAACAGGATAAAGCCCAAGCGTTGGAAAAACTGGCCAAGCTCAAATTTCATCCCCGTGAAGATGAGGAAAACCGGGCGCTGCTCGCCCGTGGTGAACGCTTGTATGAAGCGAGCCTCGGCGAGCAGCGCGATTATATAGCTAAATTGCTCGCCAGCTTCGATCGGGTTTTGGATAAACAAAACCTGGTGGAGATTGGCAAGGCGCGTGCCGAACTCACTGAAATCTTCGATAAGCTCGACGGTGAGGACTGGATTTAA
- a CDS encoding RDD family protein, with the protein MSPWEILELAPCDDARAIKRAYAKKLKQTRPDEKPEEFQQLHSAYKWALKAAEELKEEKKESEEPQNNEVLAEVASAEGAALSPEAVQLQGQAEPQVQQNSEPNHQDHSPASSEAIEQAQSKVSLDLNQAQDQETGSERQQETSTEKHAEEQHSEGKNAQEDNVQENPIEEDDAEQDPQRTLRIGEYHRVLEQVDRLLQEPSNFNVKENWHFLTDTPYMLDEEYNWNLGLSIFERFARINLQASEATSKGKKQAQISNNILQYCNSLFDWDGNASYLYGALDESLCDCIFNSLHSEEVTVDPAQGLRGGRKLIRQKITQPEETYDQYYFGHLLARGVAVLLDLLLLYVVVGFIASIVMMKVYDMPEGAATTMALGICCLAYLLMAWITESSRFQATPGKYLMGYKVTNKKFERIGYGHGLWRLLSFTLTLPLGKIGWLINCFLGGNLMHDRLSASHVINMRKSREEYLRRLRGEG; encoded by the coding sequence ATGAGTCCTTGGGAGATACTCGAGCTAGCGCCTTGCGATGATGCGCGGGCGATCAAGCGCGCCTACGCAAAAAAACTGAAGCAAACCCGCCCGGATGAAAAGCCTGAAGAGTTTCAGCAGTTACACAGCGCCTATAAATGGGCCCTGAAAGCCGCTGAGGAGCTTAAAGAAGAGAAAAAGGAAAGTGAGGAACCGCAAAATAACGAGGTGCTTGCGGAAGTTGCTAGTGCTGAGGGGGCTGCACTTTCCCCTGAGGCCGTGCAATTACAGGGACAGGCAGAGCCCCAGGTGCAACAAAATAGTGAGCCGAATCATCAAGACCACTCCCCAGCCTCATCAGAAGCTATTGAGCAAGCTCAATCAAAAGTCTCTCTTGACCTGAATCAAGCCCAGGATCAGGAAACTGGGAGTGAGAGACAACAGGAGACCTCTACAGAGAAACATGCGGAAGAGCAGCATTCTGAAGGTAAGAATGCACAAGAAGATAATGTGCAAGAAAATCCTATTGAAGAGGATGACGCTGAACAAGACCCACAGCGAACATTGAGAATTGGCGAGTACCATCGGGTGTTGGAGCAAGTGGATAGGCTGCTGCAAGAACCCAGTAACTTCAATGTAAAAGAAAATTGGCATTTTCTCACCGATACACCTTATATGCTCGATGAGGAATATAATTGGAATCTGGGCCTCTCAATCTTCGAACGTTTTGCCAGAATAAATTTGCAGGCCAGTGAAGCTACCTCTAAAGGTAAAAAACAAGCTCAGATTTCTAACAATATTCTTCAGTACTGCAATAGTTTGTTCGACTGGGATGGTAATGCCTCCTATTTATACGGCGCCTTGGACGAGTCCCTTTGTGATTGCATTTTTAATTCGCTGCACAGCGAAGAAGTAACTGTAGACCCCGCCCAAGGGCTTAGAGGTGGGCGCAAGCTGATCCGGCAGAAAATCACCCAGCCGGAAGAAACCTATGATCAATACTACTTTGGCCACTTGCTGGCCCGAGGCGTTGCTGTCTTACTGGATTTATTGTTGTTGTACGTCGTGGTTGGCTTTATCGCCTCCATTGTGATGATGAAGGTATACGATATGCCAGAAGGCGCCGCCACAACCATGGCGCTGGGGATCTGTTGCCTGGCCTATCTACTGATGGCCTGGATTACAGAGAGCTCCCGCTTTCAGGCGACGCCGGGTAAATATCTGATGGGTTATAAGGTCACCAACAAAAAATTTGAGCGAATAGGCTATGGCCACGGCCTTTGGCGCCTACTGAGCTTCACTCTCACCCTACCACTGGGAAAGATCGGTTGGTTGATTAACTGCTTCTTAGGCGGAAACCTGATGCACGACCGCCTCAGCGCAAGCCATGTCATCAATATGCGTAAATCCCGCGAGGAGTATTTGCGTAGATTGCGGGGGGAGGGGTGA
- a CDS encoding cupin domain-containing protein, whose product MPVVSKENVEHYSWGEGCDGWHLVRTDSLGVIQERVPPGCSEVRHLHRQSEQFFFVLQGTATIERGGEEYLLSPGQGLHIAAGIPHQLFNMASIDLVFIVTSTPPSHVDRVEL is encoded by the coding sequence ATGCCAGTAGTCTCAAAAGAGAATGTCGAGCACTACTCCTGGGGAGAGGGCTGCGATGGCTGGCACTTGGTACGAACCGATTCTCTCGGTGTGATTCAGGAGAGAGTGCCTCCTGGCTGCTCAGAAGTTCGACACCTGCACCGGCAATCTGAACAGTTTTTCTTTGTACTACAGGGCACGGCCACTATTGAACGTGGTGGTGAAGAGTATTTACTCTCTCCCGGCCAGGGTTTGCATATAGCCGCTGGGATTCCTCATCAGCTGTTCAATATGGCTTCTATAGATTTGGTTTTTATCGTTACTTCAACGCCGCCTAGCCATGTGGATCGGGTGGAGCTGTAG
- a CDS encoding alpha/beta fold hydrolase, with protein sequence MLNLKWLNVFLVRTSLALFAGHTFAGEVVYKGVVDSDGAKLHLEVSGRDLSKPLILFLHGGPGDVELGLVPFQVTVGRALEERYLVAYLHQRGAGKSLEVSEDTLTIKNNIQDVHNVISFLKAHYKKDKVTLVGHSWGGGLAALYASEYPETLERLVFISSFQDAQKQAETSLEVTLKWAEREGNQLAIQELQKYQDSPSEHYLLLSKWASRANGGIANGVDIRGFLAAEKIDEEFPGWQERRGSLADKMNDELQAMSVNGGIDHLQIPALFVVGENDSITTPLQVKADYKRYKGSKCFSVLKDSHHLPFMDAAESLEKTMLVFLEAEECISGAYE encoded by the coding sequence ATGTTAAATTTGAAGTGGTTGAATGTTTTCCTTGTAAGGACTTCTCTTGCTTTATTTGCCGGGCACACCTTTGCGGGAGAGGTCGTTTATAAAGGAGTAGTGGATAGTGATGGTGCAAAGCTGCATCTAGAGGTGTCAGGTCGTGACCTATCTAAACCATTAATCCTATTTCTACATGGCGGCCCGGGAGATGTGGAGTTGGGGTTGGTTCCATTTCAGGTAACTGTTGGGCGGGCGCTCGAAGAAAGGTATTTAGTGGCTTATCTTCATCAAAGAGGGGCCGGCAAGTCTCTTGAGGTGAGCGAAGACACATTAACGATAAAGAACAATATTCAAGATGTGCACAATGTGATTTCTTTTTTAAAAGCGCACTATAAGAAAGATAAGGTTACCTTAGTTGGTCACTCTTGGGGTGGGGGGCTTGCAGCTCTCTATGCGAGTGAGTATCCTGAGACATTAGAGAGGTTGGTGTTTATCTCTTCCTTCCAGGATGCGCAGAAGCAGGCAGAAACCAGCTTAGAAGTAACTCTGAAATGGGCGGAAAGGGAAGGCAACCAATTAGCCATACAGGAGTTACAAAAATATCAAGACTCTCCCTCTGAGCATTATTTGCTGCTATCCAAGTGGGCGAGTCGAGCGAATGGTGGTATCGCGAACGGAGTTGATATTCGAGGTTTTTTAGCCGCTGAAAAAATTGATGAAGAGTTCCCTGGGTGGCAGGAGCGGCGTGGAAGCCTGGCTGACAAGATGAACGATGAGCTTCAGGCGATGAGCGTTAATGGAGGTATCGATCATTTACAGATACCAGCGCTATTCGTTGTCGGTGAGAATGATTCCATTACCACGCCTTTACAGGTAAAGGCAGATTATAAAAGGTATAAAGGGAGTAAATGTTTCTCAGTACTAAAAGATAGCCATCACTTGCCTTTTATGGACGCAGCAGAAAGTCTGGAGAAGACTATGTTAGTCTTTTTAGAGGCCGAGGAGTGTATTAGTGGCGCGTATGAGTAA
- a CDS encoding alpha/beta hydrolase gives MKIIKILLIGLMVLATQFVQAGTAEPTTFTRQGILSYNFHSDLLGRGFVIDVLLPLSFNPEDNTRYPVIYMTDGYMNFPMVAPNLIHEQVPDEQGNTKLPPVILVGISHPLDSSNFTLRLTDFTPVPGEIRGNTLGGGANQFLAFLENELKPFINNSFKGDESDETLAGHSLGGLLALHALFNHTDNFDRYVIGSPSIWWADKQILESELAYAERQTDLPKSVYMFIGGEEICLEEGEVCGVQDFRDLAQRLKSRDYENLTLRKRVIKGENHDTVVNPGYDKGIEQVFKSKVLPRKYSF, from the coding sequence ATGAAAATAATTAAAATATTGCTTATAGGCTTAATGGTTTTGGCCACTCAGTTTGTGCAAGCCGGCACCGCTGAACCCACAACATTTACCCGCCAGGGCATTCTCTCTTACAACTTTCATTCCGACTTACTGGGGCGTGGATTTGTAATTGATGTGCTACTGCCGCTCTCCTTTAACCCCGAAGACAATACCCGGTATCCGGTCATTTATATGACCGACGGGTATATGAATTTCCCCATGGTGGCACCGAACCTGATCCACGAACAGGTACCCGATGAGCAAGGCAATACCAAGCTACCGCCAGTAATTTTGGTGGGTATCTCACACCCACTGGACAGTTCCAACTTCACCTTACGTTTAACGGATTTTACTCCAGTACCTGGAGAGATTAGGGGGAATACTCTGGGTGGTGGCGCCAACCAATTTCTGGCGTTTTTGGAGAACGAGCTCAAGCCTTTTATCAATAATTCTTTCAAGGGAGATGAAAGTGACGAAACACTGGCTGGCCACTCCCTCGGCGGGCTCTTAGCCCTGCACGCCCTCTTCAATCACACCGATAACTTCGACCGCTATGTGATCGGCAGCCCCAGCATCTGGTGGGCGGATAAGCAAATTCTAGAAAGTGAACTCGCTTATGCCGAACGCCAGACTGACTTACCGAAAAGCGTGTATATGTTTATTGGTGGGGAGGAAATCTGCTTAGAAGAAGGAGAGGTTTGCGGCGTTCAAGATTTTAGGGACCTAGCCCAGCGACTCAAGTCCCGAGATTATGAAAATTTGACTCTACGCAAACGGGTCATTAAGGGTGAAAACCACGATACCGTAGTTAATCCTGGTTACGATAAAGGGATAGAACAGGTTTTTAAAAGCAAAGTGCTACCACGAAAGTATTCGTTTTAA
- a CDS encoding ROK family protein, protein MEVQGNAVNTLLGGIEAGGTKFNCAIAANPNDVWERASFPTTTPEETLGQVIEFFQAGAQRHGPIATLGVASFGPVDLNPQSSQYGFITNTPKNGWSNTNLAGQLQGALSIPLAFDTDVNGAALGEHLCGAAVGVKNFVYVTIGTGIGAGVMVDSKLVNGAMHPEIGHMLMPQDRRRDPYPGHCPFHGNCLEGLACGPAIEDRWGLHGQSMDSDHPAWDLQAEYLATMCINLTSCYSPERIILGGGVMEQTHLFPRIRHKFLDLAGGYFPQVSQGNIRSFIVPPKLAGRSGEVGSLRMAQALCSSF, encoded by the coding sequence ATGGAAGTGCAAGGCAACGCAGTAAATACCTTGCTTGGAGGCATAGAAGCCGGCGGCACAAAATTTAATTGTGCAATTGCCGCAAATCCCAATGATGTCTGGGAGAGGGCTAGCTTCCCAACCACCACACCGGAAGAAACCCTCGGTCAGGTCATTGAATTTTTCCAGGCCGGTGCCCAACGCCATGGCCCTATTGCCACACTGGGTGTCGCAAGTTTCGGTCCGGTAGATTTGAACCCGCAATCGAGCCAGTACGGGTTTATCACTAACACCCCTAAAAATGGATGGTCCAATACCAACCTGGCCGGTCAGTTACAGGGGGCACTCTCTATTCCTTTAGCTTTCGACACTGATGTCAATGGCGCAGCGCTGGGAGAACACCTGTGCGGCGCCGCTGTAGGTGTAAAGAATTTTGTCTACGTCACCATCGGCACCGGTATCGGCGCCGGGGTAATGGTAGATAGCAAACTAGTAAACGGCGCCATGCACCCGGAAATCGGCCATATGTTGATGCCGCAGGATCGACGAAGAGACCCCTACCCAGGCCACTGCCCATTCCATGGCAATTGTCTGGAAGGCCTTGCCTGCGGCCCCGCTATTGAAGACCGCTGGGGCCTGCACGGCCAGAGTATGGACAGTGACCACCCAGCCTGGGATCTACAGGCGGAATACCTAGCCACCATGTGTATAAACCTGACCAGCTGCTACTCACCGGAACGAATTATTCTCGGTGGCGGCGTTATGGAACAAACACACCTGTTCCCACGCATTCGCCACAAGTTTCTCGACCTGGCAGGTGGTTATTTCCCCCAGGTATCCCAAGGCAACATCCGCTCTTTTATAGTCCCACCAAAACTCGCCGGCCGCTCCGGAGAGGTGGGTTCTCTGCGTATGGCCCAGGCACTTTGCTCCAGCTTTTAG
- a CDS encoding TonB-dependent siderophore receptor, giving the protein MKAEDFQADCKRVGGFKPSSIALAIAVASSVSAAVTAQEQLEIEEVIITATARPVTKMESSISVSALDTEELSNYAPRSTAEVFRSLPGIRAESSGGGGNANITVRGIPLATGGSKYMQIHEDGLPVLEYGDVNFGNTDNFIRADSSLSRIESVRGGSASTFASNSPGGVINMISKTGEEEGGNIGLSFGADYDETRLNFGYGHHLSDTLRFYVGGFLREGEGVRETGFDGDSGGQLKANLTKDFDNGYVRLYYKHLDDRVTTYLPGPVTYKGNGEFGTVANFDASSQTLHSDNYRNISTFDAYGNPVNRDLSDGIESLVEAYGFESQFEFENGWTITDKFRISDISGSFISPFTDTFGNYGPQSAQSMADLICANAVSGEGSAVDCSTGTTVTYANGGEVDELAYLNLLFDTEIHDLGLIVNDFKVDKLINDNIVVSAGFYYSKQNIKTSWNSWNALIQSVDGSDSQNLSITANANGDLLVDDGLWSASFLSYAWDLEYETYAPYMNVSFDVGDFTFDVSARHDMVNAKGSLVSSCCGGDTDYDINGDGIISDVEDASASDAFGFTGGIITMANGNTQLVDYDADNTSFSLGGNYAINDSMAVFARYSEGGRAIADRLLQISGALNSDGSLSDTTDGFDSVDQLEIGYKFTAGDFDIFATYFNTITEETNAEITSGLTFVREYEAQGIELEGSYIYGDFSVNGNLTWTDAEISKDANNPSVVGNTPRRQADIIYTITPQYNFGNSLTFGASLQGSTEYYVSDSNQLKQDGYVLVNLFGSYYVTEDLTVSFNVNNLTDEFVVTEVEESYAEAGDVVRGRAISGRSTSVSFNYAF; this is encoded by the coding sequence GTGAAGGCAGAAGACTTTCAAGCCGATTGCAAACGGGTCGGAGGCTTTAAACCAAGTTCAATCGCCCTGGCGATAGCGGTGGCATCCAGTGTTAGCGCTGCGGTAACCGCCCAAGAGCAGTTGGAGATCGAAGAAGTCATCATTACCGCTACGGCACGCCCCGTAACGAAAATGGAATCCAGCATCTCCGTTAGCGCCCTAGATACCGAAGAACTGTCTAACTACGCCCCCCGCTCAACCGCAGAAGTTTTCCGCAGCCTGCCAGGTATACGCGCTGAATCTTCTGGTGGTGGTGGCAATGCCAATATCACGGTAAGGGGAATTCCGCTTGCCACTGGTGGCTCCAAGTACATGCAGATCCACGAGGATGGGCTGCCAGTACTCGAATACGGCGATGTCAATTTCGGCAATACCGACAACTTTATTCGAGCAGATTCTTCCCTATCCCGCATTGAAAGTGTACGCGGCGGTTCCGCTTCCACCTTTGCCAGCAACTCCCCCGGCGGTGTGATCAATATGATCAGCAAGACCGGAGAAGAGGAAGGCGGAAATATAGGCCTGTCCTTTGGTGCAGATTACGATGAAACCCGCCTGAACTTCGGCTACGGGCACCACCTCAGCGATACCCTGCGTTTTTATGTAGGCGGTTTCCTGCGCGAGGGGGAAGGTGTTCGTGAAACCGGCTTTGATGGCGATTCCGGTGGCCAATTGAAGGCCAATCTCACCAAAGATTTTGACAACGGTTATGTGCGCCTTTACTACAAACACCTGGACGATCGGGTGACCACTTACCTACCCGGCCCGGTAACTTATAAAGGCAATGGAGAGTTCGGTACTGTAGCCAACTTCGATGCCAGCAGCCAGACCCTGCACTCAGACAATTACCGCAATATCTCCACTTTCGATGCCTATGGCAACCCGGTAAATCGGGATCTCAGCGACGGTATTGAATCCCTGGTAGAAGCCTATGGATTTGAGAGTCAATTTGAATTTGAGAATGGCTGGACCATTACTGACAAGTTCAGAATTTCCGATATAAGCGGTAGCTTTATCTCTCCATTTACTGACACCTTTGGCAATTACGGCCCACAATCCGCACAAAGTATGGCAGACCTGATCTGTGCCAATGCCGTTAGCGGAGAGGGTTCTGCAGTGGACTGTAGTACAGGAACCACTGTGACCTACGCCAATGGCGGAGAGGTCGATGAATTAGCCTATCTGAACTTGTTGTTCGATACAGAAATCCATGACCTGGGGTTGATCGTCAACGATTTCAAAGTCGATAAGCTCATTAATGACAACATTGTTGTTTCCGCAGGCTTTTACTACTCCAAGCAAAATATCAAGACCAGCTGGAATAGTTGGAATGCCCTAATCCAAAGCGTGGATGGCAGTGACTCCCAGAACCTAAGCATCACAGCGAATGCCAACGGGGATTTGTTAGTCGATGATGGCCTCTGGTCGGCAAGCTTCCTGTCCTATGCCTGGGATCTGGAATATGAAACCTACGCTCCTTATATGAACGTGTCTTTCGATGTTGGGGACTTCACCTTCGACGTCAGTGCACGCCACGATATGGTCAATGCAAAGGGCTCTCTGGTTTCCAGTTGCTGTGGTGGCGATACCGATTACGATATCAACGGAGATGGCATTATCAGCGATGTGGAAGATGCGAGCGCATCAGATGCCTTTGGTTTTACCGGTGGCATTATCACTATGGCTAACGGCAATACCCAACTAGTCGACTATGATGCAGATAACACCTCCTTCTCCCTTGGCGGCAACTATGCAATCAATGACAGCATGGCGGTTTTTGCTCGTTACAGTGAAGGTGGCCGCGCAATTGCCGATCGCCTGCTGCAAATTAGCGGCGCTTTAAATAGTGATGGCAGCCTCAGCGACACCACCGATGGCTTTGATTCTGTTGACCAGCTGGAGATCGGTTATAAGTTTACCGCTGGTGACTTTGATATTTTTGCCACCTATTTCAATACCATCACCGAAGAGACCAATGCGGAAATCACCAGCGGCCTAACTTTCGTACGCGAGTATGAAGCACAAGGTATAGAGCTGGAAGGCTCCTATATTTATGGCGATTTCTCGGTTAACGGCAACCTGACCTGGACGGATGCCGAAATCAGCAAAGATGCGAATAACCCATCGGTAGTCGGCAATACCCCCCGCCGTCAGGCAGATATTATTTACACCATTACCCCGCAGTATAATTTTGGTAACAGCCTAACCTTCGGCGCCAGCCTGCAGGGCTCCACTGAGTACTACGTTTCAGATTCCAACCAGCTGAAACAAGATGGTTATGTGTTGGTAAATCTGTTCGGCTCTTATTATGTTACTGAGGATCTCACCGTTTCCTTTAACGTAAACAACCTTACTGATGAATTTGTTGTAACTGAGGTTGAAGAGTCTTACGCAGAGGCTGGAGATGTTGTTCGCGGCAGGGCCATCAGCGGCCGCTCCACCAGTGTCAGCTTCAATTACGCTTTTTGA
- a CDS encoding ROK family transcriptional regulator gives MGKGSNSSGLRRYNERVLLTALRKAGTASKSDLARLTNLTPQAVTRIVDELESTGMVMREGRRLGGKGQPSIMYTINPTGAYSIGIKVGRRNVELLLMDFGGNILKKICQEFECPEPDFLLRNIESGIENLSAELVKKDQSKLVGVGIAMPWFIGAWTKELEMSDTLANEWREINFAEEVSKGTHLPVFFENDCSAAAVAELQFGKGTEVSDFLYIFVGTFIGGGLVLNSSLETGVHGNSGNLATMPVPASKLSSTPEPEGAFETLLNRASLFGLRRHLRANQININDSADLLSVMDQARPLIQEWLDDCADALLYAILSAVSVLDLEAVIIDAHLPRFLLEELVEIISRRMQQAAPSGVFKPQIMSGKIGINAIAIGGAILPFYSNFAPDKTVLLKGGVPERVPV, from the coding sequence ATGGGTAAGGGAAGTAATTCCAGCGGCCTGCGTCGCTATAACGAACGGGTTTTGCTAACCGCGCTGCGGAAAGCAGGTACTGCGTCCAAGTCTGACCTGGCGCGCCTCACCAACCTCACCCCCCAGGCCGTTACACGCATCGTGGATGAATTGGAGAGCACTGGCATGGTTATGCGTGAGGGGCGCAGGCTTGGCGGCAAAGGCCAGCCCTCCATCATGTACACCATCAACCCCACCGGTGCTTACTCCATAGGCATTAAAGTTGGGCGGCGTAATGTTGAATTATTGTTAATGGATTTTGGCGGCAATATTTTGAAGAAAATATGCCAGGAATTTGAATGCCCTGAGCCCGACTTTCTACTCAGAAATATAGAATCAGGTATCGAAAATTTAAGTGCAGAATTAGTCAAAAAAGACCAATCCAAGCTCGTCGGCGTTGGTATCGCCATGCCCTGGTTTATCGGTGCCTGGACAAAAGAATTGGAAATGAGCGATACCCTGGCGAACGAATGGCGAGAAATTAACTTCGCAGAAGAGGTTTCCAAAGGCACCCACCTACCCGTCTTTTTTGAAAATGACTGCTCTGCTGCAGCAGTCGCCGAACTGCAATTCGGCAAAGGCACTGAAGTTTCCGACTTTCTTTATATCTTCGTTGGCACTTTTATCGGCGGCGGTCTGGTGCTTAATAGCAGCCTGGAGACTGGTGTACATGGCAACTCAGGCAACCTGGCCACCATGCCAGTCCCTGCCTCCAAGCTCAGTAGTACCCCAGAACCCGAAGGGGCCTTCGAGACATTACTTAATCGAGCCTCACTTTTTGGCTTGCGCCGACACCTGCGCGCCAACCAAATTAATATCAATGACTCTGCTGATTTATTGTCGGTGATGGATCAGGCCCGCCCACTCATACAGGAATGGCTGGACGACTGCGCTGATGCCCTGCTTTACGCCATTCTCTCGGCAGTCAGCGTACTGGATCTTGAGGCCGTTATTATCGATGCGCACCTTCCACGATTCCTGCTGGAGGAGCTGGTGGAAATCATCTCCAGGCGAATGCAGCAAGCCGCCCCGTCCGGAGTTTTCAAGCCCCAAATAATGAGCGGTAAGATCGGTATTAATGCCATCGCGATTGGCGGTGCCATCCTGCCCTTTTACTCCAATTTTGCACCAGATAAGACCGTGCTGTTGAAGGGTGGAGTTCCTGAGCGGGTTCCGGTTTAA